In Zingiber officinale cultivar Zhangliang chromosome 1A, Zo_v1.1, whole genome shotgun sequence, a genomic segment contains:
- the LOC122010407 gene encoding phospholipase A1-IIdelta-like — protein sequence MEKIGCAAATATPSWEELLGSNNWSGHLSPLLPALREHLLRCGSFCQIAGDSFIYDSQSKYLGKCRYSPDSILHHVFFKETADYVVDDVVPNIDGYLYTTIVLPFGLAHETNWMGYVAVSSDDLYKKTGRREIYVVWRGTNRPLEGLEDFKFAPVPFGHGGDVKIMQGWRDIYTMKIPLIGNLIPSAQEHLRAVIKEYINKYKDQNPSIICVGHSLGGSLAIVSAFDIASSGLAKIDGKDIQVCAVAFDAPKVGNQAFNDALEKLPKTKVLRINNTMDIVTYWPLCGGYVDTGTILHINSEESTFLKSKGDYEGDQLRGKMSQWHALQVILHTLTGWSTRFDNNSDEVKKKLPLVNRSAGHLKAEHKVLEGWWVEKNKGMVYDKEKDIWYERPVPWNE from the coding sequence ATGGAGAAAATTGGTTGTGCTGCTGCAACGGCGACGCCCTCATGGGAGGAGCTCCTCGGATCCAACAACTGGTCCGGCCACCTATCCCCGCTCCTCCCCGCCCTCCGCGAGCACCTCCTCCGGTGTGGCAGCTTCTGCCAGATCGCCGGAGACTCCTTCATTTACGATAGTCAGTCCAAGTACCTCGGCAAGTGCCGctactctcctgacagcatcctCCACCATGTCTTCTTCAAGGAAACCGCGGATTACGTAGTCGACGACGTCGTGCCAAACATCGACGGCTACCTCTACACCACCATAGTCCTCCCATTTGGTTTGGCGCACGAGACCAACTGGATGGGCTACGTCGCCGTCTCCAGCGACGACCTCTACAAAAAAACTGGCCGCCGTGAGATCTACGTCGTGTGGCGCGGCACGAACAGACCCCTGGAAGGGTTGGAGGACTTCAAGTTCGCTCCCGTGCCATTCGGCCACGGGGGCGATGTCAAAATCATGCAAGGCTGGCGCGACATCTACACCATGAAAATTCCTTTAATCGGGAACTTAATTCCCAGCGCTCAGGAGCACTTAAGAGCTGTGATAAAAGAGTACATTAATAAGTACAAAGATCAGAATCCGTCCATCATCTGCGTCGGCCACAGCCTCGGCGGCTCCCTCGCCATCGTCAGCGCTTTTGATATAGCGAGCAGCGGACTGGCCAAGATCGACGGCAAGGATATTCAGGTATGCGCCGTGGCGTTCGATGCCCCCAAAGTCGGGAACCAGGCGTTCAATGACGCCTTGGAAAAACTGCCGAAGACAAAAGTTTTAAGGATCAATAATACTATGGATATTGTCACGTATTGGCCGCTGTGTGGTGGCTACGTCGACACCGGTACAATTTTGCATATTAATTCTGAGGAATCGACGTTCTTGAAGAGTAAGGGAGACTACGAAGGAGATCAACTGCGTGGGAAAATGTCTCAGTGGCACGCGCTGCAAGTGATTCTACACACTCTGACCGGATGGAGCACACGATTCGACAACAACTCCGATGAAGTGAAGAAGAAGCTGCCGCTGGTGAACAGGTCAGCGGGGCATTTGAAGGCTGAGCATAAAGTGCTCGAGGGGTGGTGGGTAgagaaaaacaaagggatggtGTACGATAAGGAAAAGGACATATGGTACGAGAGACCGGTGCCATGGAACGAATAG